The Fusarium verticillioides 7600 chromosome 8, whole genome shotgun sequence genomic interval AACCTTCGTTGGAACCGCCGTTGACGTACCACGCTGTGGCAAATGCCTGGTCATTGGCAGCTCCCTCGGACATCCAGGTTGGCAATGTAGTGTTCATAGGCTGGTTGGGGCTGCTGGAGTACTCGTGGGATGTGATGACAGATAGATACTTCTCcacctcaagctcagccagcttGGCGGTATAGTCCATCTGTGACTTCCAACCGATGTTATCACAGCACGTCATCTTGATATCGCCAAGGCCCTTGGACTGCAAAGCGCTGTGTAGAAGAGGAATGACATCTGCAGCCTGTTCGGCAGTTGAGAGCATAAAGTCCGAGCCGTCACCCTCATTGAGGAATCCAACGTGCGACACTGGGATGCCAGCCTGCTTGTAGTAGGAGAGGTACTCAGCTATCATCTCAACGTAACGATGTCTCCAATCTCCAGAGGAGCACGACACACCAGGTGTACCGCAGAGACGGCCCATACTCTGGGCTGACTTCATGTATACAGGCGCAGACCAAGCATTAGCGTAGATAGTATCTACACCATAGCTCATGGCCTGTTTGCTAAACCATACCtgaccatcatcatcgccgtcaaAATGGTAAACAGCCTGCTTATCTGGGTTGTcggtgttggtgctggtgatggagttgGAGGCGTCGCAGCCGATCTTGTTTCGGATGATGGATAAGCCTGCGCCGGTTGtagtgttgaagagaagatcgaggCCCTCTTTCTGTGGTCCAGGACCGAGGTTTTGGAATTGTTTGGCGTGGCCGTAGGCTTCTGAGACACCAAAGCCATCGATGACCTGGAGTTTCTGGCTGGTGTCGACAGTAACGGATGTATCGCCGAGCGCCAGGCTGGCTTGAAAGGCAAGGGTAGGAAGAACGAGCGAGAAGAGCATATTGCCGACTAATGAGTGAATAATAGATTGTGAAATGAAAGGTGATTTTTATCCAAGTAAGGGAATTCGAGAGATCCTCGGCTGAATCGAAATGAATGTATGAAAGAAGCAATAGTGAACGAAAGATGAACGAATGAAGAGTCAAGCAGTCCTGCTCTGCACAGCTGCATGTAAAAGAAAGAACTCGGCTTCTTTAAAGTATTGAATTAGAGTCAGGCTCTTGACCACAAAGGTAATTCGACCTCTCGTCAAGCGGGTGATTACTTCCCAGCTCCCCAGACATCCCACTTCATCCCAGGAGCAAACAGGGGTGTCGGGAAGCCGGCACAGCTGGACACAGCGCATGTTGGTCGTTTTGAGGCTCTTGTTAAATTCGAGGGGCTCAGAATAACGCAACGCAAAGGACTGCCGTTGCCGCCTGCTCCGGCAAGAATGGCGAGACTTTGCTGCAAAATGGAAGCTGTAATATTCCAGGGCGCAGTTGGGAACAGAGGCGCATTTTGAGAGATAAGGCTCTGATTACTTTTGATCTACCCAGCTCTTCCATGGAAACCCACAGATAAACATCGAGTTCTATTATGACTGCTACACATATTTACACTCACCTTACCTGATTACCATAAACGTGCCACTAAGCGAGAATAGATGTTTCCTTCGTTTTGGTTCGTTTAGATGATGTCTGGCCATTCTTGAGCCCCTTATTCGCATCAATCATCGCTCACAAAAAGACTGGAAAGCTTATTTTGCCGCTAACACTACGTGGGTCGTTTCAGGTTCGCCAAAGGCTACTTTACCAAACCGCGCTAGAATGTTTTGACAGGTGGGAAAGTAACGATAAGGCGGCTTGTGTTCGGATAACCGGCAGTATCTGAAACGCCTGGCTGCCTACCAATCATTTCCAGGGTGCTTGTCATCAGGACATCAAACTCTGTGCTTTTACAGAGTAGTTCAGATCGCATTGGAAGTGGGCGGAGTTGAAATTGTAGTCTTCGTCTGGAAGGTTATTGATTCATGGCTAGAAAATGAATTACTGTGTACTTGCGGCGGCATTACACTTTGTTAAGTCGTAATTGTTATAAGGAGCGGAGGCCGGGGGTTTCCTTTAAAAACAGTGTTCACAGTGCTGTCATCATGTCCAGGTATATAGTCTTTCCTCATCTAAAAATTGCAGATAGTTTCCCTTCTCCACAAGGTTATCTACATACCTTCCGCTTAGAGTGGCCAATGTGTTCTTTTTCTCTAGCCAACATGATTTCGTATACCATCTGTGCCAGGCAATTATCTAATACTATAGGGCAGGTGGACGGGCTTTGGGTAAGCTGCACCAATACCCGTTTAATGGGGCAGAGAAAAGTCTATGCGCATGTCGGGTTAACAATTTTCCGGTCtctgcttgaagaaatcaCGACCTGTACCGCATTATACAGGGTAGTGCATTATCCAGGACAAGACTGGTCACTATGCCCTCCTGACAAAGCAGGCTTGTCGAACAACGATGAGGTACATGGAGTTTGACACTGTAATTAACTATGACCAGATCAAATGCgctcctcgatggccttAGGTGAACAGTTAGCGCTGTCATAAGGCAAAGAAGGAAACTGATTATTTTTATCCAAAGTTAGCAGCAGCGTGGGCCAGTGAGACTGATTTCATTTTACTGCTGCCTATACTGAGTTGCTATTCAAAGTACCAATTACCTGCTTAATCCCCCCTTTCAGCAATACGTAAGGATTCTTATTACTTCGATTTTGAACAATTTGCCCCTTCTGACTTTCTCTCACAGAGACACGTGGTTCAGATCTTGGCCCTCAACCTCGGATCTAGCAATCTAATCTCAGCTCggatgagataagataagcttGTTCAAAGACCAATCGAGACCCaattgtggctggctgacatTCCAATACCATATCGATAGTCATCTCGGGCGCATACAAGGGAGACCTTCGCCAACGTAAACGAACTAATCAGACAGCGATATTCGCTGCCACTCCAATACTTGCCGCTGTGACAAGCCATAACGGGAATCTGTCACCAGCTGCTATACCCAAATTGGCGTGCTATACCCAGATCAGTGAAGGCGCGGGGTTGTCCCGTCGTTCCGTGCCGAGTTGAAGATCATTTTTGGAATTGAGTGGCACCAATAGCGTATACTTCAGTAGCAAATCAATTGATGAAAATACAAACAGACATGTTCTCGTTGGTCAAGGGAACCAAGTGGCTGGCACTACTCAATTCCACGAGTTCATAGCGTGGCAAGCTGCTTTGGCTGCTATTAAAGCATAATTAGCCTTGGCTGCTCAATCCAACGCTCTCTTGATCAATTgctcttgtcttctggaGGTGCCATACCGAAGTCTCAATCAAAAATGAAGTCGACACATTTCTTCGCAGGTGCTTTCGCTGCACTTGCTCAAGCAGCACCAACTGTCGACGAGACATACCCATATAATGGACCTGATATCCCCATCGGCGACTGGGTTGACCATACGATTAATGGCAACGCCAACCACACTGGATTCATCCGTCTGGTTGAACCCCCAGCTGTACGTCCTGGCTATGCCAATGCTACCAACAACGTCAATGTCATCTCACTATCATACATACCTGCCCAGAATGGAGGGGACACTGTTGGCATCAATATCCATTACCAAACGCCCTTTGGTCTTGGTCAGGCACCCTTGGTGAATTGGGGTACCAGTGCTTCGTATTTAAACAACGTGGCTATCGGCTCAACCGCAACATACGACCGCACTCCTCCCTGCTCTCTCGTGCACATGACTCAATGCAGTCAATTCTTTCACAACGTGCAGATAGAGCATCTTCAACCGGGTACAACCTATTTCTACCAGATCCCTGCTGCGAATGGTACAACCGAGTCCACTGTTTTGAGCTTTACAACGGCTCAGGCTGCAGGCGACCCATCGCAATTCAGTATCGCTATCAACAATGATATGGGATATACCAATGCCAATGGATCGTACTTTTACATGAACAAAAGCATGTATGATGAGGAAGGCCTCGCTTTTGTGTGGCACGGCGGAGATCTCAGCTACGCGGATGACTGGTACTCTGGCATCGTACAGTGCAACTTGTCAGCTTGGCCCGTCTGCTATAACGGCAGCTTTAGTAGCTTGCCCAACAACGACACCAACCCCGATTATTTCAACACGTCTCTTCCGGCAGGTGAGATTCCAAATCAAGGCAGCCCTCGGGGCGGCGATGTCGGTGTCCTCTATGAGTCCAACTGGGATCTTTGGCAGCAGTGGatgaacaacatcaccatgaAGATCCCGTACATTGTCCTCCCAGGCAATCATGAGGTCACATGTGCCGACCATGATAACCCTCCATATGTCCTATCGTCATATCTCAATgagaacaaaacaaacactACAATGCATGGCGATAACCCCAACGCCACGCTCACGTATTATTCGTGTCCGCCTTCCCAACGCAATTTCACAGCTTTCCAGAACCGCTTCTCTATGGCAGGTGACAAGTCCGGAGGCGTCGGGAATTTCTGGCATTCATTCGACTACGGCCTTGTTCATTTCGTATCTATCGATACGGAAACGGACTACGCTAACAGTCCCGACAAGACATTCCgtgaggatattgagaaggccaagaaagaagaagactgtAAAGGCAAGGATCAGGATGAGCCCAAGTGCAAGACTAGGACGGAATCGGTTACGTCTACGTCTACGTCCTCGTGGAGCTGTACCCCGCTTCCGACAGATGATGTCTATGATACGGATgatctggaggaggagacaTATCTTGAGTCTGGGAAAGCTCATCCTTTGCGAAACGAGACGTATGTCACTGATGCTGGGCCTTTTGGATACATTGAGGGTTCCATCCATGACAATAAGGCTTATCAGCAATATCAGTGGTTGAGGGAAGATCTTAAAAACGTTGATCGGTGCAAAACACCCTGGGTTATCATTATGGGTCATCGTCCCATGTACAGCTCCCATGATAACGCCAGCTATCATCTGCACCTTCGTGAGGCCTTCGAGGGGTTGTtcctgaagaacaaggttgaTTTGTACATCGCCGGGTAAGTCATCCCCTCCAACTTTGTCAAGTATGCCAGGCTGACTAGTTGCTCATAGACACGTTCACTGGTATGAGCGTCTCAAGCCTATAGGAAACTGCCACGTCGACATTCATGCGATCAAGAACCATAGTAAGACGAATGGTGTTTACGAGGTGAGGCCTGGACAATCTATggtccatctcatcaacggcGCTGCTGGAAACATCGAGAGCCACGCGACCATTAACAAGTCCTTGCCCATCCCCGACATAACAGCTCACCGTAACTTGACCAGTTTTGGCTTTTCCAAGCTGACTGTTTTCAACGCAACAACTCTGTCTTGGAAGTTCATCCAGGGTCATGATGGTCTCGTCGGTGACAAACTCACTGTTCACAAGGATCCGAAGTTGACTTGCAAGGATTACAAGACTTATAGCCCATCTAGCTCGTTTGgttcctcttgttcttctgagTGCTCTGGATCTGGTGTGCTGGCCTGGCTCTACTGCAATATCTATTGTGCCAGCTTTGGGGAGGCGCTTAAGGTTTAAACCTGGTATATGTAACGACATATAGTCACCAATTCATATATGAGGCTATAATTGAGAAAATGTTACAAAGCAACCTTCTACAGATACCTTCGAGAGCTGGCATTGTTGTGTTTTTAAGTGCTGTAACTGAATTGCCCATCCAATTGGTCAATGATAGTCCAATTGGGCCAGTAAAATGATTACTGGGTATTGTGGCGTACACTTCCCCAAGGACGGCCTTAGTGCTTAAAGCTATTGACGTTAGTGCCGCGATACCTGGACTATTGAACCATAAGCTCCGTTCTGTCGCTCAAAATAGGGTTAAtctatgaagaagagcctccCATTACCGAGACCTTCCGTTAATAATTATAAGAACACAACTACCCAGCCATTTATTCCCAAGATTCTTCGCAGTCTCCGACTCTCTGTTCTTTCAAGCCACGTTGAATTGTCACTCGTTTATTGTTTCACCGAACCAGTCACTCCTTATCTCTCATTCTTTTACCTAGACTTCAGACCCTTGCAAGTCATATACGATGGTCCAGTGCAAATCCCTCCTGGTGACGTTGGCGGCCGCATcggttgttgttgctggtcCTTGCAAGcccagcaccaccagccCAGTCCTCAGCACCACAACAGCAATCGAAGAGACTGGCAGCATTGAAACATCAACTGTTAGCAGTACCACCGCCGTTGATACTACCACCATTGCGACCACTACAACGATAGAGGCCGACACCACTACAAATGCAATTGAACAGACTTCCAGCACCGAAGCTTCCCCGGTCGTGGACACCACTATTGTTGATACTTCTACCGTCGAGGCCACTACAACTGCTGCCCTCACGAAAACGACTGCAGAGGCTGATGCCACGACTACAACCACAGTCGCAGAGACAACTACTACTGCGCCCTGCGCCGCGGCGCCGACAGCCTGCGGTATCTACGGGTACTTCGTCACTGGCAATACGCTGCAGTACATCACGAGCCCAGGGACAAAGGATACTGCCAAAGATTGCGTGCAGGCCTGTGCTGATTATCCTGGGTGCGATGTCGCCAACTTCTACTACCAAGTCGCCCCAGGATACGAGAAGGGCGTTTGCGAGTTTTACAAGGGTACAGTTAAGACGGATGGCCAGGTGACTCCATACCAATGGTATCAGGTCTGCTGCTTGGCCGATATGTAATGGGGGTTGATGCTTCTCTCATCATTGTCGCTGAGAGCTTGAACCAGCGCAGAGAACTTAGCTTCTCTTCACCTGAGTATCAAACAGGAATAGATCCATAGTATCGTCCCTTGGTGTTTTATGAGGAGCTTAATACATTCTTAAGATAAAGCTACCTGCTCAAAATAATATGCTAGCCTTGCAATTTGCCAGAGATTACCAACCCAAAGTACCAGATAGAATACACAGCAATCCCAACTATGGTTTGCGACTTACAACTTGCTTTTCAGCCCCGCACtagcagcaagaagagctcGCTGCTTCTCCCCTCCATGCTCAACCTTGACAGGAGCGTCAAAGACCGTAGCATCAGGCTTCTCCTTTCGGTCCTTAGTATCGACATactccctctctccctccccaACATAAAGCTGTCTCGGCCTCCAGATCTTGACACCCGACTTATTCAGCATCATCTGTCTCCAGTGCgccaaccaaccaacacaTCGAGGCACGGCAAACAAAACAGGATAGAAATCAAGCGGGAATCCCATCGCTTGGTAGATCAGGCCAGAGTAAAAGTCCACGTTGGGGTACAAGTTCCTGCTGCGCATGAATTCGCTCTTGCGCGCGTAGTCGGCGAGCGTGAGGGCTGtgtcgaggagcttgttgcgGCCGGTGACTTCGAATACTTCTTCGGCGAGCTTGCGGATGGCTGTTGAGCGGGGATCAACGTTTTTGTAGACGCGGTGGCCGAAACCTACGAGGACgcgctctcttctctcaacgGCTTGCATGAATGCGGGGACGTTCTCGGGGGATCCAATCTCGATGAGCATTCTGATTGCTGACTCGGAAGCTCCTCCGTGAGATGGGCCATAGAGTGCGGCGCATCCTGCAGCAACGACGCTATAAGGATCGACTAGAGAACTTCCAACTTGCAGGACTGTGGCGGTGGAGCAGTTGACTTCATGGTCGGCGTGGAGAATGAAGAGCTTGTCCAAGGCCTTGGCGAGAAcaggatgaggctggtatTCTGGCTCAGATAGGTTGTCGAGGAGATAAAGGAAGTTTCCTGTGTACGACAAGCCTTGCGCAGGGCGGTTGAATGGTCGGCCCTGTCGCATTCTGTATGACGCAGCTGCCAAAGTAGGCGCCTTTCCAAGAATTCGAAGGATCTGCTTATCCAGCATCTTGAGGGAATCCATATTGCCCGACGCAGCGTTGGTGTACAGCTTCTGTCCTGCAAGCGAGGGATTAGCCTCCGGAGCAAACGCTCCGAGTGTTGCAAACGCCGCGCTCAGCATGGACATGGGGTGAGAGTCGTAGCGGAACGACTTGAACATGTTCTCAATATCGCTGTGGATATACGTGTGATGCATCACCTCTCCCTGCCATTCGTCATACTGCGCCTTGGTAGGAAGGTCTCCATAGATGAGAAGATACGCTGACTCGAGAAAATTGCTCTTCTCGACTAACTGCTCAATCGGATATCCGCGGTACCGAAGAACGCCATCTAGGCCGTTGATGTATGTGATTTTGCTCTGCACGACAGCAGTATTCATGTACGCGGGATCATACACCCTAAGACCCTGCGtggtctcatcttctgggcGATCATTGCCTTGCTCGgctttgatcttcttgaatTCTGTCGCTGGGATGGAATTGTGAATGATGGGGATCTCGTAGGTCTGGTTTGTTCTGTTATCCACGACCGTGAGCGTCTCGCGACGGCCCTTGTTCTGAGACAGcaccatgatgaagaaaaaatACAATATGAGCGAAAAAAAGATGCAGTGATTATGtcgagttgatgaggataagCGATGAGTCTTGATCATCTGAACTGGTTTTCAGAAGCGAACGCGTCGATGACACGTCACGTGGATGCATACCTCGGCACGATAAGATAAGTGGAACTTGGAGAGGCCGAGGTCTCAGAATGGTTGGCGGCATTTAAAGCGGGAGTGGGACAACATCTGCGCTAACACCAATGGTAGTGTTTTGTGACATTTCGCGATAGCAAATAAGTCCCTTCCGTTCTTCTGTAACTGGGGGATTGCTCACTACCCTACACCTACACACTGACATGAGAAATCTAATTGAAACAGAATACGTCAACGTTACTTCAAGACAAATACCTATTAAGTGCTTTATCTACCCAATTGCATGGCTGACTTATGAAATTCTTTGTTTCTGTCTTTCAATTCCAACGTTTAACTGAATGAGCTTCCGCGTCTAACAATAAGGGCAATTGATACTCTGCCCGTCTgtgtttgttggtgtttttaCCTTTGTGTGCTGGAGGCTCAGGCAAGCCTGTTTGTGACCTTTGACAACTTTCTCA includes:
- a CDS encoding citrate synthase; this encodes MVLSQNKGRRETLTVVDNRTNQTYEIPIIHNSIPATEFKKIKAEQGNDRPEDETTQGLRVYDPAYMNTAVVQSKITYINGLDGVLRYRGYPIEQLVEKSNFLESAYLLIYGDLPTKAQYDEWQGEVMHHTYIHSDIENMFKSFRYDSHPMSMLSAAFATLGAFAPEANPSLAGQKLYTNAASGNMDSLKMLDKQILRILGKAPTLAAASYRMRQGRPFNRPAQGLSYTGNFLYLLDNLSEPEYQPHPVLAKALDKLFILHADHEVNCSTATVLQVGSSLVDPYSVVAAGCAALYGPSHGGASESAIRMLIEIGSPENVPAFMQAVERRERVLVGFGHRVYKNVDPRSTAIRKLAEEVFEVTGRNKLLDTALTLADYARKSEFMRSRNLYPNVDFYSGLIYQAMGFPLDFYPVLFAVPRCVGWLAHWRQMMLNKSGVKIWRPRQLYVGEGEREYVDTKDRKEKPDATVFDAPVKVEHGGEKQRALLAASAGLKSKL
- a CDS encoding acid phosphatase; this translates as MKSTHFFAGAFAALAQAAPTVDETYPYNGPDIPIGDWVDHTINGNANHTGFIRLVEPPAVRPGYANATNNVNVISLSYIPAQNGGDTVGINIHYQTPFGLGQAPLVNWGTSASYLNNVAIGSTATYDRTPPCSLVHMTQCSQFFHNVQIEHLQPGTTYFYQIPAANGTTESTVLSFTTAQAAGDPSQFSIAINNDMGYTNANGSYFYMNKSMYDEEGLAFVWHGGDLSYADDWYSGIVQCNLSAWPVCYNGSFSSLPNNDTNPDYFNTSLPAGEIPNQGSPRGGDVGVLYESNWDLWQQWMNNITMKIPYIVLPGNHEVTCADHDNPPYVLSSYLNENKTNTTMHGDNPNATLTYYSCPPSQRNFTAFQNRFSMAGDKSGGVGNFWHSFDYGLVHFVSIDTETDYANSPDKTFREDIEKAKKEEDCKGKDQDEPKCKTRTESVTSTSTSSWSCTPLPTDDVYDTDDLEEETYLESGKAHPLRNETYVTDAGPFGYIEGSIHDNKAYQQYQWLREDLKNVDRCKTPWVIIMGHRPMYSSHDNASYHLHLREAFEGLFLKNKVDLYIAGHVHWYERLKPIGNCHVDIHAIKNHSKTNGVYEVRPGQSMVHLINGAAGNIESHATINKSLPIPDITAHRNLTSFGFSKLTVFNATTLSWKFIQGHDGLVGDKLTVHKDPKLTCKDYKTYSPSSSFGSSCSSECSGSGVLAWLYCNIYCASFGEALKV